Proteins encoded in a region of the Photobacterium profundum SS9 genome:
- the yihI gene encoding Der GTPase-activating protein YihI encodes MTRKKRSRGVGSEGPAVFREKSTTQVDVEARKSQKDKKRKGLKSGNRNAEALDPKHYANGQKKDPRLGSKKPIPLVVEKKPTTKKERRLSAEQELDMLENDAQLMVLLDRIEAGEKLGAGLQKQVDQKLDRIEHLMGRLGLLEVEEPEVTEEAPVRKGAKTDEDLLDQFENMDLDSFGKE; translated from the coding sequence ATGACCCGTAAAAAAAGAAGTCGCGGTGTAGGATCAGAAGGCCCTGCAGTGTTCCGCGAGAAATCAACAACACAGGTTGATGTTGAAGCACGCAAAAGCCAGAAAGATAAAAAACGTAAAGGTTTGAAGTCTGGTAACCGTAACGCAGAAGCTTTGGATCCAAAGCATTACGCGAACGGTCAAAAGAAAGACCCACGTTTAGGCAGTAAGAAACCGATCCCATTAGTGGTTGAGAAAAAACCAACTACCAAGAAAGAGCGTCGCTTAAGCGCCGAACAAGAATTGGATATGTTGGAAAATGACGCACAACTAATGGTGTTATTAGATCGTATTGAAGCGGGCGAGAAGCTAGGTGCTGGTTTACAGAAGCAAGTGGATCAAAAGCTAGATCGTATCGAGCATCTAATGGGCCGTTTAGGCTTACTTGAAGTTGAAGAGCCAGAAGTCACCGAAGAAGCACCTGTACGTAAAGGCGCTAAAACCGATGAAGATTTACTTGATCAGTTTGAAAATATGGATCTAGATTCTTTCGGTAAGGAGTAA